Proteins encoded together in one Hymenobacter monticola window:
- a CDS encoding 4a-hydroxytetrahydrobiopterin dehydratase → MWTETDNSLHRSFRFADFKTAFAFLTDVAAEAERLDHHPWFSNEYNVVEFRLRTHDAGNAVTRRDHRLAAAIDAVAARHGAE, encoded by the coding sequence ATGTGGACTGAAACCGACAACAGCCTGCACCGCAGCTTCCGCTTCGCCGACTTTAAAACGGCCTTCGCCTTCCTCACCGACGTAGCCGCCGAAGCCGAGCGGCTCGACCATCACCCCTGGTTCAGCAACGAATACAACGTGGTAGAATTCCGCCTGCGCACCCACGACGCCGGCAACGCCGTGACCCGGCGCGACCACCGGTTGGCCGCAGCCATCGATGCGGTGGCGGCGCGGCATGGGGCGGAGTAG
- the rsmI gene encoding 16S rRNA (cytidine(1402)-2'-O)-methyltransferase gives MPNTVLYLVPTPIGNLEDITLRAIRILGEVGTVLCEDTRTSGRLMQHLGLKKPLLSYHLHNEHQQVPRLLARLEQGETMALVSDAGTPGISDPGFLLVRECLAKGLGVECLPGATAFVPALLKSGFGAERFTFEGFLPVKKGRQTRLAQLATETRTMIFYESPHRIVKTLGQLAEVLGPTRPASVSRELTKLFEETVTGTLASLEADFAARPAIKGEIVVVVEGNLAPPAREPRPGREDRNRRPADEADDDLDPDGDD, from the coding sequence ATGCCCAACACGGTTCTGTACCTCGTGCCCACGCCCATCGGCAATCTGGAAGATATTACGCTGCGGGCCATCCGTATTCTGGGCGAAGTGGGCACTGTGCTTTGCGAAGACACCCGCACCAGCGGCCGCCTCATGCAGCACCTGGGCCTGAAAAAGCCGCTCCTCTCCTACCACCTGCACAACGAGCACCAGCAAGTGCCGCGCCTGCTGGCCCGCCTGGAGCAGGGCGAAACCATGGCCCTGGTATCGGACGCCGGCACGCCCGGAATTTCCGACCCTGGGTTTCTGTTGGTGCGGGAGTGCTTGGCCAAAGGCCTGGGCGTGGAGTGCCTGCCCGGCGCCACGGCCTTCGTGCCGGCGTTGCTGAAGTCGGGCTTCGGGGCCGAGCGGTTCACGTTCGAGGGCTTTTTGCCAGTGAAAAAGGGACGGCAAACGCGCCTGGCGCAATTGGCAACGGAGACGCGCACCATGATTTTCTACGAGTCGCCGCACCGCATCGTGAAAACCCTGGGCCAGTTGGCCGAAGTGCTGGGCCCCACCCGCCCGGCTTCGGTCAGCCGCGAATTGACTAAATTGTTTGAGGAAACCGTGACCGGTACGCTGGCCAGCCTGGAAGCTGACTTCGCGGCCCGGCCCGCTATTAAAGGAGAAATTGTCGTTGTCGTCGAAGGAAACCTTGCCCCGCCCGCCCGCGAGCCCCGCCCCGGCCGCGAAGACCGAAACCGCCGCCCCGCCGACGAGGCCGATGACGACCTCGACCCCGACGGCGACGACTAG
- the lnt gene encoding apolipoprotein N-acyltransferase, producing MTTSTPTATTSLLRLRTPVLAVLGALLLSGGWAPWPTAWLVPLLFVGWLPYLVMERKLTLEGARKGRVFASTYLMLVLWNALTTWWVSYAELAAGIAAVVLNALLMCLPLMAFRQTKKRLGNRWGYLSLPVYWIAFEQLHLHWDITWPWLTLGNGFAAAPQWVQWYEYTGFLGGSVWVWAVNLLLFFWLVSKEAKAKARDMEPADLPNDGSSAPLFTVKLLTPLLVIFLPIALSYFIGATYQEKGPTAEVIVVQPNLDPYVEKFEGGAQFVPYDEQLTRLLKLSEQKLTPETRLIIWPETALEEPYWENTIESNPKIRRVRAWLARHPGVALLTGITTLGSYPNKEAASETARYRDDLGYYDFFNSAAYFADAAAPVALYHKSRLVPGVEKIPPVLVAIVSHIDLGGTVGSVGSQADRTVFAAPANAPALRLAPIICYESIYGDFVGEYARNGATLLGLPTNDAWWHDSPGYRQLLSYGQLRCIETRRDLARSANTGFTGFINQKGEITQRETAWIPTSSRATVHLNTETTFYVRFGELIGRGAQLAAVLLLVVAVVVGWRRKQAAA from the coding sequence ATGACGACCTCGACCCCGACGGCGACGACTAGCCTGCTGCGGCTGCGCACGCCCGTGCTGGCCGTGCTGGGCGCGCTGCTGCTGAGCGGCGGCTGGGCCCCGTGGCCTACGGCCTGGCTGGTGCCGCTGCTGTTCGTCGGCTGGCTGCCCTACCTCGTCATGGAGCGCAAGCTCACGCTGGAAGGCGCCCGCAAGGGCCGCGTGTTTGCCAGCACCTACCTCATGTTGGTGCTGTGGAACGCCCTCACCACCTGGTGGGTAAGCTACGCCGAGCTGGCTGCCGGCATTGCCGCCGTGGTGCTGAACGCGCTGCTGATGTGCCTTCCCCTCATGGCCTTCCGCCAAACCAAGAAGCGCCTGGGCAACCGTTGGGGCTACCTGTCGCTGCCGGTGTACTGGATTGCATTTGAGCAGCTGCACCTGCACTGGGACATCACCTGGCCCTGGCTCACGCTGGGCAATGGCTTTGCAGCCGCACCGCAGTGGGTGCAGTGGTATGAGTACACGGGCTTCCTGGGCGGCTCGGTGTGGGTATGGGCGGTGAACCTGTTGCTGTTTTTCTGGCTGGTCTCGAAAGAAGCAAAGGCCAAAGCCAGAGACATGGAACCTGCTGATTTGCCAAATGATGGCAGCAGTGCTCCACTTTTCACTGTCAAGCTTCTGACGCCTCTTTTAGTCATTTTTCTGCCCATTGCCCTGTCGTACTTCATCGGGGCCACTTACCAGGAAAAAGGCCCCACGGCCGAAGTCATCGTGGTGCAGCCCAACCTCGACCCCTACGTGGAGAAGTTTGAGGGCGGCGCGCAGTTTGTGCCTTACGACGAGCAGTTGACGCGCCTGCTAAAACTCTCGGAGCAGAAGCTGACGCCGGAAACCCGCCTCATCATCTGGCCCGAAACGGCGTTGGAAGAGCCCTATTGGGAGAATACGATTGAAAGCAACCCCAAAATCCGCCGCGTGCGGGCCTGGCTGGCGCGGCACCCCGGCGTGGCTTTGCTCACGGGCATCACCACCCTGGGCTCTTACCCCAACAAGGAAGCGGCCAGCGAAACGGCCCGCTACCGCGACGACCTTGGCTACTACGACTTCTTCAATTCGGCTGCCTACTTTGCCGATGCCGCGGCGCCCGTGGCCCTCTACCACAAGTCGCGCCTCGTGCCCGGCGTGGAGAAGATTCCGCCGGTGCTGGTTGCCATCGTGTCGCACATCGACCTGGGCGGCACCGTGGGCAGCGTGGGCAGCCAGGCCGACCGCACGGTGTTTGCCGCACCGGCCAACGCGCCCGCTTTGCGCCTGGCCCCCATCATCTGCTACGAGTCCATTTACGGCGATTTTGTGGGCGAATACGCCCGCAACGGCGCCACCCTGCTGGGCCTGCCCACCAACGACGCCTGGTGGCACGACTCGCCCGGCTACCGGCAGCTGCTGAGCTACGGCCAGCTGCGCTGCATCGAGACGCGCCGCGACCTGGCCCGCTCGGCCAACACGGGCTTCACCGGCTTCATCAACCAGAAAGGCGAAATCACCCAACGCGAAACGGCCTGGATTCCGACATCCAGCCGCGCCACGGTGCATCTCAACACGGAGACGACGTTCTACGTCCGCTTCGGCGAACTGATTGGCCGCGGGGCGCAGCTTGCGGCGGTGCTGCTTTTGGTGGTGGCTGTGGTGGTGGGCTGGCGCCGAAAGCAGGCCGCGGCGTAG
- a CDS encoding inositol monophosphatase family protein has protein sequence MTPLDFTQLSHNVAALCRSTAEFIRQEATVFDRAKIEHKGLHDLVSYVDQETERRLVAGLRELLPQAGFITEEGTAGPDSQSEEFTWIIDPLDGTTNFVHGLPVYSISVGLLHGAELAVGVVQEVSRDESFRAVRGGGAFCNDHPIHVTDVTDLHSSLIATGFPYKDFGKLDSFLQILGAFMTRSHGVRRLGSAAVDLAYVAAGRCEAFFEFNLNSYDVAAGILLVREAGGHVTQFLTDGDPLFGRELVASNGHLHQQVQGVIGEFWQ, from the coding sequence ATGACACCCCTCGACTTCACCCAACTCTCCCACAACGTGGCCGCCCTGTGCCGCAGCACGGCCGAATTCATCCGCCAGGAAGCCACTGTGTTTGACCGCGCCAAGATTGAGCACAAGGGCCTGCACGACCTCGTGAGCTACGTGGACCAGGAAACCGAGCGTCGCCTCGTGGCCGGCCTGCGCGAGCTGCTGCCCCAGGCCGGCTTCATCACCGAGGAAGGCACCGCCGGGCCCGATTCACAGAGCGAGGAGTTCACCTGGATAATCGACCCGCTCGACGGCACCACCAACTTTGTGCACGGCCTGCCGGTGTATTCCATCAGCGTGGGCTTGCTGCACGGGGCCGAGCTGGCGGTGGGCGTGGTGCAAGAGGTGAGCCGCGACGAGAGCTTCCGGGCCGTGCGCGGCGGCGGCGCTTTTTGCAACGACCATCCCATCCACGTCACCGACGTGACCGACCTACACAGCTCGCTCATCGCCACCGGTTTCCCCTATAAGGATTTTGGCAAGCTCGATTCCTTCCTGCAAATCCTGGGCGCGTTCATGACGCGCAGCCACGGCGTCCGCCGCTTGGGCTCGGCCGCCGTCGATTTGGCCTACGTGGCCGCCGGGCGCTGCGAGGCGTTCTTTGAGTTCAACCTGAATTCTTACGATGTAGCGGCCGGCATTCTGTTGGTGCGCGAGGCTGGCGGCCATGTCACCCAGTTTCTGACGGATGGCGACCCGCTATTTGGGCGCGAGCTGGTAGCCAGCAACGGGCACTTGCACCAGCAGGTGCAGGGCGTGATTGGCGAGTTCTGGCAGTAA
- a CDS encoding SPASM domain-containing protein — protein sequence MSTLTDSLNLLSKATPLRVWNTVQVVGSYILSKITGKARLRGLPMALSFEPTTSCNLRCPECPSGLRSFTRPTGMLQGDLFKRTIDEVASRLWYLIFYFQGEPYLHPQFLELVQYAASKGIYTATSTNAHYLNDQNARKTVESGLDRLIISLDGTTQDVYQQYRVGGKLEKVLEGTRNVVKWRKELKSATPRIIFQFLVVRPNEHQIDDARQLADALGVDDVWFKTAQIYDHQHGSPLIPTIDYYSRYQNNANGTWSLKNKLVDHCWKMWHSCVITWDGLVVPCCFDKDAEYRQGDLKTETFAELWRGPKYQRFRSSLLKGRDQIEMCRNCSEGTKVWG from the coding sequence ATGTCCACGCTCACCGACAGCCTCAACCTTCTCTCCAAAGCCACGCCCCTGCGCGTGTGGAACACCGTGCAGGTGGTGGGCTCCTACATACTGAGCAAAATCACCGGCAAGGCGCGCCTGCGCGGCCTGCCCATGGCCCTCAGCTTCGAGCCCACCACGAGCTGCAACCTGCGCTGTCCGGAGTGCCCCAGCGGCCTGCGCTCCTTCACGCGGCCGACGGGCATGCTGCAGGGTGACTTGTTCAAGCGCACCATCGACGAGGTGGCCAGCCGGCTGTGGTACCTGATTTTCTACTTCCAGGGCGAGCCCTACCTGCACCCGCAATTCCTGGAGCTGGTGCAGTACGCGGCCAGCAAGGGCATCTACACCGCCACCAGCACCAACGCCCACTACCTCAACGACCAGAACGCCCGCAAAACGGTAGAAAGTGGCCTCGACCGCCTCATCATCTCCCTCGACGGCACCACGCAGGACGTGTACCAGCAATACCGCGTGGGCGGCAAGCTGGAAAAGGTGCTCGAAGGCACCCGCAACGTGGTGAAGTGGCGCAAGGAATTGAAGTCGGCCACGCCGCGCATCATCTTCCAGTTCCTGGTGGTGCGGCCCAACGAGCACCAGATTGACGATGCCCGACAACTGGCCGACGCCTTAGGCGTGGACGACGTGTGGTTTAAAACCGCCCAGATTTACGACCATCAGCACGGCTCACCGCTCATTCCCACCATCGACTACTACTCGCGCTACCAGAACAACGCCAACGGCACCTGGAGCCTGAAAAACAAGCTGGTCGACCACTGCTGGAAGATGTGGCACTCCTGCGTCATCACCTGGGACGGGCTGGTGGTGCCCTGCTGCTTCGACAAAGACGCCGAGTACCGCCAGGGCGACCTCAAAACCGAAACCTTCGCCGAGCTCTGGCGCGGCCCCAAGTACCAGCGCTTCCGCAGCAGCCTGCTCAAAGGCCGCGACCAGATTGAGATGTGCCGCAACTGCTCGGAGGGCACCAAGGTGTGGGGGTAG
- a CDS encoding TlpA family protein disulfide reductase has translation MTSTLLTHARRLLGAALLLGPLVGYGQGRMTTTVVGAAARKAPTETAATGGTATLTGRISSPTTDSVAVSLRENPLDPKEKLFRAKIGDKGEFKLTIPVNGPTKADLVYGDDVAPLYLDPGTDIEARFKGNDMSGTLRFKANDVPTGLATKLRNGNNLTDEQRHRQQGANANNYLSEFDAQFVENDGFQVLPDNIQLYEAPFLSFLEYRRKHEFEFLEDHAAKQSFTQDFYNYAHAEAVYAYANDKLTFQDLREQVVNTEGRLKMAPDYYNFLREPGLLNDPNAAQSELYHEFLLNYVHFAVAQDHHQRTDPDFYPASYALASKKLTGPTRAIILGRILQESFRFGHVKQSAAMLADFRNYDPKNQYFPILQNDFNQHKEFAIGAPAPDFKLPTASGDTVHLHDFAGKLVYLNFWKTTNGLCLRDLAYAQEMMRKFEGKNIAFINIALDENEQAWKSLVTVKKLPGVQARVPGGGLRSALAKEYALQEVPTYMLVGEDGTFLNTKPKRLSSRAAIDEINQSFGKASTYTSAIEFPATKK, from the coding sequence ATGACATCTACTCTCCTTACACATGCGCGTCGGTTGCTGGGCGCGGCGCTGCTGCTGGGGCCACTGGTGGGCTACGGGCAAGGGCGCATGACTACCACCGTGGTGGGTGCTGCTGCCCGCAAAGCGCCCACCGAAACGGCTGCCACCGGCGGCACGGCCACGCTCACCGGCCGCATCAGCAGCCCCACCACCGACTCGGTGGCTGTTTCGCTGCGCGAAAACCCGCTCGACCCCAAAGAGAAGCTGTTTCGCGCTAAAATTGGCGACAAAGGCGAGTTCAAGCTGACTATACCCGTGAACGGCCCCACCAAGGCCGACCTGGTGTACGGCGACGACGTGGCCCCACTCTACCTCGACCCCGGCACCGACATTGAGGCCCGCTTCAAGGGCAACGACATGTCGGGCACGCTACGCTTCAAGGCCAACGACGTGCCCACCGGCTTGGCCACCAAGCTACGCAACGGCAACAACCTGACCGACGAGCAGCGCCACCGCCAGCAGGGCGCCAACGCCAACAACTACCTCTCGGAGTTTGACGCCCAGTTTGTGGAAAACGACGGCTTTCAGGTGCTGCCCGACAACATTCAGCTCTACGAAGCGCCGTTTCTATCCTTCCTGGAGTATCGCCGCAAGCACGAGTTTGAGTTTCTGGAAGACCACGCGGCCAAGCAGTCGTTCACGCAGGACTTCTACAACTACGCTCACGCCGAGGCGGTGTATGCCTACGCCAACGACAAGCTCACCTTCCAAGACCTGCGCGAGCAGGTGGTGAACACCGAAGGCCGCCTGAAAATGGCGCCCGACTACTACAATTTCCTGCGCGAGCCCGGCTTGCTAAACGACCCCAACGCCGCCCAGAGCGAGCTGTACCACGAATTCCTGCTCAACTACGTGCACTTTGCTGTGGCCCAGGACCACCACCAGCGCACCGACCCGGACTTCTACCCCGCCTCCTACGCCCTGGCCAGCAAGAAGCTGACGGGCCCCACGCGCGCCATCATCCTGGGCCGCATCCTGCAGGAGTCGTTTCGCTTTGGGCACGTGAAGCAGTCGGCTGCCATGCTGGCCGATTTCCGCAACTACGACCCTAAGAATCAGTACTTCCCCATCCTGCAGAACGATTTCAACCAGCACAAGGAGTTCGCCATCGGCGCGCCCGCGCCCGATTTCAAGCTGCCCACCGCCAGCGGCGACACGGTGCACCTGCATGACTTCGCCGGCAAGCTGGTGTACCTCAACTTCTGGAAAACCACCAACGGCCTTTGCCTGCGCGACCTGGCCTACGCCCAGGAGATGATGCGCAAGTTTGAAGGCAAAAACATCGCCTTCATCAACATTGCGCTGGACGAGAATGAACAGGCCTGGAAGTCGCTCGTGACGGTGAAGAAGCTGCCCGGCGTGCAGGCTCGCGTGCCCGGCGGTGGCCTCCGCTCGGCCCTGGCCAAGGAATATGCCCTGCAGGAAGTGCCCACCTACATGCTGGTGGGCGAAGACGGCACCTTCCTCAACACCAAGCCCAAGCGCCTGAGCAGCCGCGCCGCCATCGACGAAATCAACCAGTCGTTCGGCAAGGCCAGCACCTACACCAGCGCCATCGAATTCCCGGCCACGAAGAAGTAA
- the radA gene encoding DNA repair protein RadA → MAKARTVFFCQSCGAQSAKWIGRCPVCGEWNTYVEEVVQKETAATTTGQWKPASTVPGGNLAKAAKPVALGDILVEDEPRIITPDGELNRVLGGGLVPGSMVLIGGEPGIGKSTLMLQIALSLRNLKVLYVSGEESEAQIKMRAERMAEGRQSGCYILTETNTQNIFRQIDQVQPNILVVDSIQTMHSTLVESGAGSVSQVRECTAEFLKFAKETSTPVLLIGHITKDGSIAGPKILEHMVDTVLQFEGDRHLSYRILRTTKNRFGSTSELGIYEMQGDGLRQVSNPSEILLSQRGESLSGMAIGATLEGNRPLLVEVQALVTPATYGTPQRSSTGFDAKRLQMLLAVLEKRAGLRLGQSDVFLNIAGGLRLDDPALDLAVCAAVVSSLNDLPIPGHVALAAEVGLSGEIRAVSRLDQRLAEAEKLGFREMYVSQFNGKGLDLARFGMKVQPVSRLDEVLNGLFG, encoded by the coding sequence ATGGCCAAAGCCAGAACCGTCTTTTTCTGCCAGTCCTGCGGCGCCCAATCGGCCAAGTGGATAGGCCGATGCCCCGTGTGCGGCGAGTGGAATACCTACGTGGAGGAGGTCGTCCAGAAGGAAACCGCCGCTACCACCACCGGCCAGTGGAAGCCCGCCAGCACCGTGCCCGGCGGCAACCTGGCCAAGGCCGCCAAACCCGTGGCCCTCGGCGATATTCTGGTAGAAGACGAGCCCCGCATCATCACCCCCGACGGCGAGCTGAACCGCGTGCTCGGCGGCGGCCTCGTGCCGGGCTCCATGGTGCTCATCGGCGGCGAGCCGGGCATTGGCAAGAGCACGCTCATGCTCCAAATTGCCCTCAGCCTGCGCAACCTGAAGGTGCTCTACGTGAGCGGCGAAGAAAGCGAAGCCCAGATAAAAATGCGCGCCGAGCGCATGGCCGAGGGCCGGCAGTCGGGCTGCTACATCCTCACTGAAACGAACACCCAGAACATCTTCCGCCAAATCGACCAGGTGCAGCCCAACATCTTGGTGGTCGATTCCATCCAGACCATGCACTCCACGCTGGTGGAAAGCGGCGCCGGCAGCGTGAGCCAGGTGCGCGAGTGCACCGCCGAGTTCCTCAAATTCGCCAAGGAAACCAGCACACCCGTGCTGCTCATCGGCCACATCACGAAGGACGGCAGCATTGCCGGCCCCAAAATCCTGGAGCACATGGTCGATACGGTGCTGCAGTTCGAGGGCGACCGGCACCTGAGCTACCGCATCCTGCGCACCACCAAAAACCGCTTCGGCAGCACTTCCGAGCTGGGCATCTACGAGATGCAGGGCGACGGCCTGCGCCAGGTGAGCAACCCGAGCGAAATCCTGCTCTCGCAGCGCGGCGAAAGCCTGAGCGGCATGGCCATTGGCGCCACGCTGGAGGGCAACCGCCCCCTGCTGGTGGAAGTGCAGGCCCTCGTGACGCCCGCCACCTACGGCACCCCGCAGCGCAGCAGCACCGGCTTCGACGCCAAGCGCCTGCAAATGCTGCTGGCGGTGCTCGAAAAGCGCGCCGGCCTGCGCCTGGGCCAGTCCGACGTGTTTCTGAACATCGCCGGCGGCCTGCGCTTGGATGACCCGGCCCTCGACCTGGCCGTGTGCGCCGCCGTCGTCTCCTCCCTGAATGACCTGCCCATTCCCGGCCACGTGGCCTTGGCCGCCGAGGTGGGTTTGAGCGGCGAAATCCGCGCCGTGAGCCGCCTCGACCAGCGTCTGGCCGAAGCCGAGAAGCTGGGTTTCCGCGAGATGTACGTGTCGCAGTTCAACGGCAAGGGCCTCGACCTGGCCCGCTTTGGTATGAAAGTTCAGCCCGTGAGCCGCCTTGACGAGGTGTTGAACGGGCTGTTTGGCTAA
- a CDS encoding sensor histidine kinase, with protein sequence MPTAPPLTPADLAAVTAFAGLPDETLAWLLAHGEGRALASGEVLFEPGAPAELMTAVIRGGIQFYQVKGAQREPVFRVEAGQVSGVLPYSRLRVLAGQGVAVGDTLLYTLHRDQFPALEQASPELTQRLVAVMNDRSRDQVRVQERDDKLRALGKLSAGLAHELNNPAAAIARAGQALAQRAAAKPGLFVELVGHCPSPEAMRALTGLAVPGEAAPAAMSALERANREDELADWLTEQGAPDGYHLAPALLEAGVTVEALAPVAALLPPAARPAAFAWLEGQLTTMQLVRDVQEAGGRISKLVADVKTYSHMDRAGGFEPLDVTTGLDSTLNMLGFQLRQKNVHLTRDYAPDLPQIRGQVSSLNQVWTNLLDNAIDALPAQGGEITLRTRREGDFVRVFLIDNGTGIPAEVLPHIFEPFYTTKQAGDGSGLGLDIAQRIIHQHDGRLDVDSKPGRTEFCAWLPVG encoded by the coding sequence ATGCCGACTGCTCCTCCCCTCACCCCCGCCGACCTGGCCGCCGTCACCGCCTTCGCCGGCCTGCCCGATGAAACACTGGCTTGGCTGCTCGCCCACGGCGAAGGCCGCGCCCTCGCCTCTGGCGAAGTCCTGTTCGAGCCCGGCGCCCCGGCCGAGCTGATGACGGCCGTTATCCGGGGCGGCATCCAGTTCTACCAGGTGAAGGGCGCCCAGCGCGAGCCCGTGTTTCGCGTCGAGGCCGGGCAGGTGTCGGGCGTGCTGCCCTACTCGCGGCTGCGCGTGCTGGCCGGCCAGGGCGTGGCCGTGGGCGACACCCTGCTCTACACCCTGCACCGCGACCAGTTTCCGGCCCTGGAGCAGGCCAGCCCCGAGCTCACCCAGCGCCTGGTGGCCGTGATGAACGACCGCAGCCGCGACCAGGTGCGCGTGCAGGAGCGCGACGACAAGCTGCGCGCCCTGGGCAAGCTCTCGGCCGGCCTAGCCCACGAGCTCAACAACCCCGCCGCCGCCATTGCCCGCGCCGGCCAGGCCCTGGCCCAGCGCGCAGCGGCCAAGCCCGGCCTGTTTGTGGAGCTGGTGGGCCACTGCCCCTCGCCCGAGGCCATGCGCGCCCTCACCGGCCTGGCCGTGCCGGGCGAGGCGGCGCCCGCTGCGATGTCGGCCCTGGAGCGGGCCAACCGCGAGGACGAGCTGGCCGACTGGCTCACCGAGCAGGGCGCGCCCGACGGCTACCACCTGGCCCCCGCCCTGCTCGAAGCCGGCGTGACCGTGGAAGCCCTGGCGCCGGTGGCCGCCCTGCTGCCGCCAGCCGCCCGCCCGGCCGCCTTCGCCTGGCTCGAAGGCCAGCTCACCACCATGCAGCTGGTGCGCGACGTGCAGGAGGCTGGTGGCCGCATCAGCAAGCTGGTGGCCGACGTGAAAACCTACTCGCACATGGACCGCGCCGGCGGCTTCGAGCCCCTCGACGTGACCACCGGCCTCGACAGCACTCTGAACATGCTGGGCTTCCAGCTGCGCCAGAAAAACGTGCACCTCACCCGCGACTACGCCCCCGACCTGCCTCAGATTCGCGGCCAGGTGAGCAGCCTCAACCAGGTGTGGACCAACCTGCTCGACAACGCCATCGACGCCCTGCCCGCCCAGGGTGGCGAAATCACGCTCCGCACCCGCCGCGAGGGCGATTTTGTGCGCGTGTTTCTCATTGATAACGGTACGGGCATCCCGGCCGAGGTTTTGCCGCACATCTTTGAGCCCTTCTACACCACCAAGCAGGCCGGCGATGGTTCGGGCCTGGGGCTCGACATCGCGCAGCGCATCATTCATCAGCACGATGGCCGGCTCGATGTTGATTCCAAGCCCGGCCGTACCGAGTTTTGCGCCTGGCTGCCGGTGGGGTGA
- a CDS encoding FAD-dependent oxidoreductase yields MATAKPIILAVDDDPQVLAAIARDLRQEFSQDYRILRVNSGPEALETIKELHAKEEPMALILADQRMPQLEGVELLTASREFFPDAKRVLLTAYADTEAAVRAINSARLDHYLMKPWDPPETLLYPTLHDLLAAWQATNKPRYDGIRLIGFQWSPLSHELKDFLSGYMVGYQWLDYETSPEAQALVKTRGFEPTDLPLIICADGKAVANPSKADLANHLNIANQPLQDMYDVVVVGAGPSGLAAAVYGASEGLRTLIIERQTPGGQAGTSSRIENYLGFPTGLSGAELAHRAWTQAVRLGAELLAPQEVTDLCIQDGYKVLTLSDGREVKTKAVVLTTGVSYRTLDVPGMDRLSGAGVYYGAARTEARSCDQQDVYIVGGGNSAGQAAMYLATYARNVYIVIRGANLAASMSAYLIEQIRNTPNIVLMPFSQIKEVCGQDHLEAVMVDINGTVEKREARALFVFIGAKPSTEWVCEQVVCDGKGYVLTGRDLVTDPRYPQIWKKEREPYLLETCVPGIFSAGDSRAGAMARVASAVGEGSMAIKFVHQYLDE; encoded by the coding sequence ATGGCCACCGCTAAACCCATCATTCTCGCCGTCGACGACGACCCGCAGGTGCTGGCCGCCATTGCCCGCGACCTGCGTCAGGAGTTCAGCCAGGACTACCGCATCCTGCGCGTCAACTCCGGCCCCGAAGCCCTCGAAACCATCAAGGAGCTGCACGCTAAGGAAGAGCCAATGGCCCTGATTCTGGCCGACCAGCGCATGCCCCAGCTCGAAGGCGTGGAGCTGCTCACGGCCTCGCGCGAGTTTTTCCCCGATGCCAAGCGCGTGCTGCTCACGGCCTACGCCGACACCGAAGCGGCCGTGCGCGCCATCAACTCGGCCCGGCTCGACCATTACCTGATGAAGCCTTGGGACCCGCCCGAAACCCTGCTCTACCCCACCCTGCACGACCTGCTGGCTGCTTGGCAGGCCACCAACAAGCCGCGCTACGACGGCATCCGGCTCATCGGGTTCCAATGGTCGCCGCTGTCGCACGAACTCAAGGATTTCCTCAGTGGCTACATGGTGGGCTACCAGTGGCTCGACTACGAAACCAGCCCCGAAGCCCAGGCCCTGGTGAAAACTCGCGGCTTCGAGCCCACCGACTTGCCGCTCATCATCTGCGCCGACGGCAAAGCCGTGGCCAACCCCAGCAAAGCCGACCTGGCCAATCACCTGAACATCGCCAACCAGCCCCTGCAGGACATGTACGACGTGGTGGTAGTGGGCGCCGGCCCCAGCGGCCTGGCCGCCGCCGTGTACGGCGCCAGCGAGGGCCTGCGCACGCTCATCATCGAGCGCCAGACGCCCGGCGGACAGGCCGGCACCAGCTCGCGCATCGAAAACTACCTGGGCTTCCCCACCGGCCTGAGCGGCGCCGAGCTGGCCCACCGCGCGTGGACGCAAGCCGTGCGCCTCGGTGCCGAGCTCCTGGCGCCGCAGGAAGTTACCGACCTCTGCATTCAGGATGGCTACAAGGTGCTCACCCTCAGCGACGGCCGTGAGGTCAAAACCAAAGCCGTGGTGCTGACCACCGGCGTGAGCTACCGCACCCTCGACGTGCCGGGCATGGACCGCCTCAGCGGCGCGGGCGTGTACTACGGCGCGGCCCGCACCGAGGCCCGCAGCTGCGACCAGCAGGACGTATACATCGTGGGCGGCGGCAACTCGGCCGGTCAGGCGGCCATGTACCTAGCCACCTACGCCCGCAACGTCTACATCGTCATTCGCGGCGCTAACCTGGCCGCCAGCATGTCGGCCTACCTCATCGAGCAGATTCGCAACACGCCTAACATCGTGTTGATGCCCTTCTCGCAAATCAAGGAAGTGTGCGGCCAGGACCACCTCGAAGCCGTGATGGTCGACATCAACGGCACCGTGGAAAAGCGCGAGGCCCGCGCCCTCTTCGTCTTCATCGGCGCCAAGCCTAGCACCGAATGGGTGTGCGAACAAGTGGTGTGCGACGGCAAAGGCTACGTCCTCACCGGCCGCGACCTGGTGACGGACCCGCGCTACCCCCAAATCTGGAAGAAAGAACGGGAGCCCTACCTGCTCGAAACCTGCGTGCCCGGCATCTTCTCGGCCGGCGACAGCCGCGCCGGCGCCATGGCCCGCGTGGCCTCGGCCGTGGGCGAGGGCAGCATGGCTATCAAGTTCGTGCACCAGTACCTTGATGAGTAA